The Salvelinus sp. IW2-2015 linkage group LG6.2, ASM291031v2, whole genome shotgun sequence genome window below encodes:
- the yif1a gene encoding protein YIF1A, which translates to MDLPHHGYRASAKPRARAGDPLLFEDTSSAAPPMNNQSYYTPGYNIGGAPVGGPGDAGVNNLFADPMASAAMMYGSSLANQGKDIVNKEISRYVSVNKLKYFFAVDSKYVMKKLLLLMFPYTHQDWEVRYHRDTPLTPRHDVNAPDLYIPSMAFITYILLAGMALGIQKRFSPEVLGLCASTALVWVVIEVLVMLLCLYILSVHSDLSIFDLFAYSGYKYVGMIFTVLGGLLFGSDGYFVALTWSSCALMFFIVRALKMKILSSLSHDSMGAGATAKPRLRLYITVATAAFQPIIIYWLTSHLVR; encoded by the exons ATGGACCTTCCACATCATGGTTACAGAGCAAGTG CAAAGCCAAGAGCTCGTGCAGGGGACCCTCTCCTCTTTGAAGATACCAGTTCTGCAGCGCCACCAATGAACAATCAGAGTTATTACACTCCTGGATACAACATTGGAGGGGCTCCAGTTGGAGGACCAGGGGATGCTGGGGTCAACAACCTGTTTGCTGACCCAATGGCCAGTGCAGCCATGATGTATGGCTCTTCCCTGGCCAACCAGGGAAAGGATATTGTTAACAAGGAG ATCAGCAGGTACGTGTCTGTGAACAAGCTGAAGTACTTCTTTGCTGTCGATTCCAAATATGTAATGAAGAAACTACTGCTCCTCATGTTTCCGTACACACATCAG GACTGGGAAGTTCGTTACCACAGGGACACTCCTCTCACACCCAGGCATGATGTGAATGCGCCCGACCTTTACATACCTT CAATGGCTTTCATCACCTACATTTTGCTAGCTGGGATGGCCCTTGGCATTCAGAAGAG GTTCAGTCCAGAGGTCCTTGGTCTGTGTGCCAGCACTGCTTTGGTGTGGGTTGTCATAGAGGTCTTGGTCATGTTGCTGTGTCTCTACATTCTCTCTGTTCACTCTGACTTGTCAATTTTTGACCTCTTTGCCTACAGTGGATACAAATATGTGGG GATGATTTTCACAGTGCTGGGTGGTCTGCTGTTTGGCAGTGATGGGTACTTCGTGGCTCTCACCTGGTCATCTTGTGCTCTTATGTTTTTCATT GTCCGCGCTCTCAAAATGAAGATTCTGTCGTCTCTCTCCCATGACTCCATGGGGGCTGGGGCGACAGCCAAACCAAGACTCCGCCTGTACATCACCGTGGCCACCGCAGCCTTTCAGCCAATCATTATCTACTGGCTCACCTCGCATCTGGTCAGGTGA
- the LOC111965694 gene encoding forkhead box protein N2-like isoform X2: protein MESDSHTLPLLPISLPYPATLYHCLPFSSSLLQTSSTVHVSLPLSPLSIPPSPTSLCPTAPASIHLKTEPLSPLLHTLSPPLFLDGQNLHCLNSLTTSEEDDLTCLNWLHQRGNLLPLQPLPKTTPLPQLEPQDPIPTPNLPPSPSKPPYSFSSLIFMAIEDSPDKRLPVKGIYEWIVNSFPYYRAAPGGWRNSVRHNLSLSKSFRRIHRDKSQLVGKGSLWCVCPEYRHALLEVLRKAHYYHGTNSNLLNNPALLEGADYEVSMVYDTVEISALTLDNPPLSSNPPCPLTPDHEEMVNMEAMEYEEEVGEEMEKDPLSDSGYIELHYYQYHQYQYLVLPGDTELDLETVEILQLDVEAQEAAGSLLDLAGGGH, encoded by the exons atggagagtgactcTCACACACTGCCACTCCTCCCTATATCTCTTCCTTATCCCGCCACTCTCTACCACTGCctgcctttctcttcctctcttttgcaaacttcttccactgTTCATGTttcactccctctgtctcctctatcGATCCCACCATCCCCTACTTCACTTTGTCCCACAGCCCCAGCTTCAATTCACCTCAAGACtgaacctctctcccctcttttacaCACCTTGTCCCCACCTTTGTTTCTTGATGGACAAAACTTACACTGCCTAAACTCTCTAACCACATCTGAAGAAGATGACTTGACCTGCCTCAACTGGCTGCATCAAAGAGGCAACTTGCTTCCCCTGCAGCCCCTGCCCAAAACAACACCACTGCCTCAGCTGGAGCCCCAGGATCCCATACCTACCCCAaaccttcctccctccccatccaAGCCCCCTTACTCCTTTAGCAGTCTAATCTTCATGGCGATAGAGGACTCGCCAGACAAGAGGCTCCCAGTAAAGGGCATCTATGAATGGATAGTGAACAGCTTCCCCTACTACAGAGCAGCACCTGGGGGATGGAGAAACTCTGTTCGACACAACCTGTCTCTGAGTAAGAGCTTCCGTCGGATTCACAGGGACAAGAGCCAG TTGGTGGGGAAGGgctcactgtggtgtgtgtgtccagaatATCGACATGCTCTTCTGGAGGTGCTCAGGAAAGCGCATTATTACCACGGCACCAACAGTAACTTACTAAACAACCCTGCGTT GTTGGAGGGAGCTGATTACGAAGTATCRATGGTGTATGACACTGTGGAGATCTCAG CCTTGACCTTAGACAacccacctctctcctcaaatccaccttgccctctgacccctgaccATGAGGAGATGGTCAACATGGAGGCAATGGAATATGAGGAAGAGGTTGgtgaggagatggagaaagaccCCCTGTCAGACAGTGGCTACATAGAGTTACACTACTACCAGTATCACCAGTACCAGTATCTGGTCCTGCCCGGGGACACTGAACTGGATCTGGAGACCGTAGAGATCCTGCAGCTGGATGTTGAGGCCCAAGAGGCTGCTGGGTCACTTCTGGACCTGGCAGGGGGTGGACATTAG
- the LOC111965694 gene encoding forkhead box protein N2-like isoform X1 → MESDSHTLPLLPISLPYPATLYHCLPFSSSLLQTSSTVHVSLPLSPLSIPPSPTSLCPTAPASIHLKTEPLSPLLHTLSPPLFLDGQNLHCLNSLTTSEEDDLTCLNWLHQRGNLLPLQPLPKTTPLPQLEPQDPIPTPNLPPSPSKPPYSFSSLIFMAIEDSPDKRLPVKGIYEWIVNSFPYYRAAPGGWRNSVRHNLSLSKSFRRIHRDKSQLVGKGSLWCVCPEYRHALLEVLRKAHYYHGTNSNLLNNPALLEGADYEVSMVYDTVEISDSLCQTLLLSSPSTPALTLDNPPLSSNPPCPLTPDHEEMVNMEAMEYEEEVGEEMEKDPLSDSGYIELHYYQYHQYQYLVLPGDTELDLETVEILQLDVEAQEAAGSLLDLAGGGH, encoded by the exons atggagagtgactcTCACACACTGCCACTCCTCCCTATATCTCTTCCTTATCCCGCCACTCTCTACCACTGCctgcctttctcttcctctcttttgcaaacttcttccactgTTCATGTttcactccctctgtctcctctatcGATCCCACCATCCCCTACTTCACTTTGTCCCACAGCCCCAGCTTCAATTCACCTCAAGACtgaacctctctcccctcttttacaCACCTTGTCCCCACCTTTGTTTCTTGATGGACAAAACTTACACTGCCTAAACTCTCTAACCACATCTGAAGAAGATGACTTGACCTGCCTCAACTGGCTGCATCAAAGAGGCAACTTGCTTCCCCTGCAGCCCCTGCCCAAAACAACACCACTGCCTCAGCTGGAGCCCCAGGATCCCATACCTACCCCAaaccttcctccctccccatccaAGCCCCCTTACTCCTTTAGCAGTCTAATCTTCATGGCGATAGAGGACTCGCCAGACAAGAGGCTCCCAGTAAAGGGCATCTATGAATGGATAGTGAACAGCTTCCCCTACTACAGAGCAGCACCTGGGGGATGGAGAAACTCTGTTCGACACAACCTGTCTCTGAGTAAGAGCTTCCGTCGGATTCACAGGGACAAGAGCCAG TTGGTGGGGAAGGgctcactgtggtgtgtgtgtccagaatATCGACATGCTCTTCTGGAGGTGCTCAGGAAAGCGCATTATTACCACGGCACCAACAGTAACTTACTAAACAACCCTGCGTT GTTGGAGGGAGCTGATTACGAAGTATCRATGGTGTATGACACTGTGGAGATCTCAG ATTCCCTTTGTcaaactctcctcctctcctccccctctacccCAGCCTTGACCTTAGACAacccacctctctcctcaaatccaccttgccctctgacccctgaccATGAGGAGATGGTCAACATGGAGGCAATGGAATATGAGGAAGAGGTTGgtgaggagatggagaaagaccCCCTGTCAGACAGTGGCTACATAGAGTTACACTACTACCAGTATCACCAGTACCAGTATCTGGTCCTGCCCGGGGACACTGAACTGGATCTGGAGACCGTAGAGATCCTGCAGCTGGATGTTGAGGCCCAAGAGGCTGCTGGGTCACTTCTGGACCTGGCAGGGGGTGGACATTAG